The following coding sequences are from one Pseudonocardia sp. HH130630-07 window:
- a CDS encoding maltokinase N-terminal cap-like domain-containing protein, producing MGPTGASEHVTTPDSGPAGVADGSLTGLLADWLPQRRWFAEKGRPLRGVRIAARHPLPVPDGLLGLDLLVLAVSFDDDGPDRHYQLHLARARTAPDGTAPIGTLGDTDDTTGTDGGAGMSGTDGGAGTGRGEHAVLFDGLHHPAVTGWILRAIAGSTTTGDLSFVPEPGAELPLTETGRVVAAEQSNTSVRWGERSILKTYRRLSPGPNPDLELHRALRASGSTAVASLQGAVEGALDGEPATYGLLQEFAAGSADGWELATGAVRDGSDFTGDAHALGRALAAIHTDLRAGLGAGEADPAAMAAYWRSRLDAVAGQVPVLAPHVPAIRAVYDEVAALGAPVAVQRVHGDLHLGQTLRRPDGSWLVIDFEGEPAATPQERRAPDAAVRDVVGMLFSFDYAAFHHLLVRPDTPGAGLGSDTAGSRAAHDWSARNRDAFCTGYADRAGSDPREQRALLRAFEIDKAVYQVLYETRSRPTWLPIPLAAIASITEGPSA from the coding sequence GTGGGTCCGACCGGAGCATCCGAGCACGTCACGACGCCCGACAGCGGCCCGGCAGGGGTGGCGGACGGGTCCCTCACCGGACTGCTCGCCGACTGGCTGCCGCAGCGCCGGTGGTTCGCCGAGAAGGGCCGGCCGCTGCGCGGGGTCCGGATCGCGGCCCGGCACCCGCTGCCCGTCCCCGACGGACTGCTCGGCCTGGACCTGCTGGTGCTCGCCGTCTCCTTCGACGACGACGGCCCGGACCGCCACTACCAGCTCCACCTGGCCCGGGCCCGGACCGCCCCGGACGGCACGGCCCCGATCGGCACCCTCGGCGACACCGACGACACGACCGGCACCGACGGCGGAGCCGGCATGAGCGGCACCGACGGCGGAGCCGGCACGGGCCGCGGCGAGCACGCGGTGCTGTTCGACGGTCTGCACCACCCGGCCGTCACCGGCTGGATCCTGCGGGCCATCGCCGGCTCGACGACCACCGGGGACCTGAGCTTCGTCCCGGAGCCCGGCGCGGAGCTGCCGCTGACCGAGACCGGCCGGGTGGTCGCCGCGGAACAGTCCAACACCTCGGTCCGCTGGGGCGAGCGCTCCATCCTCAAGACCTACCGGCGGCTGTCCCCCGGCCCGAACCCGGACCTGGAGCTGCACCGCGCGCTCCGGGCGTCCGGGTCGACCGCCGTGGCGTCGCTGCAGGGCGCCGTCGAGGGGGCCCTGGACGGCGAGCCCGCCACCTACGGGCTGCTCCAGGAGTTCGCCGCGGGATCCGCGGACGGCTGGGAGCTCGCCACCGGCGCGGTGCGCGACGGCTCCGACTTCACCGGTGACGCGCACGCGCTGGGCCGGGCGCTCGCCGCGATCCACACCGACCTGCGCGCCGGGCTCGGCGCGGGCGAGGCCGACCCGGCCGCGATGGCGGCCTACTGGCGGTCCCGGCTCGACGCCGTCGCCGGGCAGGTGCCGGTGCTCGCGCCGCACGTGCCGGCGATCCGCGCCGTGTACGACGAGGTCGCCGCGCTCGGGGCCCCGGTCGCGGTCCAGCGGGTGCACGGGGACCTGCACCTCGGGCAGACCCTGCGCCGGCCCGACGGCAGCTGGCTGGTCATCGACTTCGAGGGTGAGCCGGCCGCCACCCCGCAGGAGCGCCGGGCACCCGACGCCGCGGTCCGCGACGTCGTCGGCATGCTCTTCTCGTTCGACTACGCGGCCTTCCACCACCTGCTGGTGCGTCCCGACACGCCCGGCGCAGGTCTCGGTTCGGACACCGCCGGGTCGCGGGCGGCGCACGACTGGTCGGCCCGCAACCGGGACGCGTTCTGCACCGGCTACGCCGACCGGGCCGGCTCCGACCCCCGCGAGCAGCGGGCGCTACTGCGCGCCTTCGAGATCGACAAGGCCGTCTACCAGGTGCTCTACGAGACGCGCAGCCGTCCGACCTGGTTGCCGATCCCGCTGGCCGCGATCGCTTCTATCACGGAAGGGCCGTCGGCGTAA